One stretch of Corynebacterium callunae DSM 20147 DNA includes these proteins:
- a CDS encoding DUF2516 family protein has translation MDMQMLYNGTSWFIWGIFTLIGIFGFIGAFLAATTREDAFEVADRQKKLVWVAMLIASGFVLIVLGTAVPILPWVGIVLIGIYWFDVRPQIKGILEGAGGW, from the coding sequence ATGGATATGCAAATGCTTTATAACGGCACCAGTTGGTTCATCTGGGGCATTTTCACCCTGATTGGAATCTTTGGCTTTATCGGAGCTTTCCTTGCTGCCACCACTCGCGAAGATGCCTTTGAGGTGGCAGATCGTCAAAAGAAGCTGGTCTGGGTGGCCATGCTCATCGCTTCTGGATTTGTCCTCATCGTGCTGGGTACCGCAGTTCCAATCTTGCCATGGGTGGGCATCGTCCTCATCGGCATCTATTGGTTTGATGTACGACCACAAATCAAGGGAATCCTCGAAGGTGCCGGCGGCTGGTAG
- a CDS encoding CGLAU_01105 family protein — MSTFGDAASELGDVAGKVGKQVREELSEKETLNKLKTEATEAFQQAKAGDVVAAGKDFARDAGEILKEVATSVRGALSESDTDKVKTAFSSVVESSRDKLDETLEKRKAKKANSAEDGGEDIIDGEVIPPQS; from the coding sequence ATGTCCACTTTTGGAGACGCTGCTTCTGAGCTTGGCGATGTTGCAGGCAAAGTAGGAAAGCAAGTCCGTGAGGAACTTTCTGAAAAAGAAACCCTCAACAAACTAAAAACCGAAGCCACCGAGGCTTTTCAGCAGGCTAAAGCTGGTGATGTTGTTGCTGCTGGCAAGGATTTCGCCCGTGATGCTGGCGAGATCCTCAAGGAAGTGGCCACCTCTGTGCGTGGCGCGCTGAGTGAATCCGATACTGATAAGGTGAAGACTGCATTTAGTTCTGTCGTGGAAAGCTCGCGCGATAAGCTTGATGAGACTTTGGAAAAGCGTAAAGCTAAAAAAGCCAATTCCGCCGAAGACGGTGGGGAAGATATTATCGACGGAGAAGTAATTCCTCCGCAAAGCTAA
- a CDS encoding DHA2 family efflux MFS transporter permease subunit — protein sequence MNNDVDQDRPVTTISKSGAPSAHVSAPYGEAATETAVAEKATGHVGLIIGALMLAMLLSSLGQTIFGSALPTIVGELGGVNHMTWVITAFLLGQTISLPIFGKLGDQFGRKYLFMFAIALFVVGSIIGALANSMTVLIVARALQGIAGGGLMILSQAITADVTTPRERAKYMGVMGSVFGLSSILGPLLGGWFTDGPGWRWGLWLNVPIGIIALVAIAVLLKLPPRERGKVTVDWLGSIFMAIATTAIVLTVTWGGNEYEWGSSMILGLMVTAVVSTIVFVFVEKRAVDPLVPMGLFANRNFVLTAIAGIGVGMFMMGTIAYMPTYLQMVHGLNPTEAGLMLIPMMIGLIGTSITVGNIVSRTGKYKWFPVVGMVVIVVALYLLSTLEPKDPLWLVGIYFFVFGFGLGCAMQILVLIVQNSFPVTMVGTATGSNNFFRQIGGAIGSALIGGLFIGNLSDRFVENVPAAIASMGAEGAPYADAMSNFSGASNLTPHLVDTLPQVLREAIQLSYNDALTPIFLALTPIAVLAAILLVFIRADHLKETNE from the coding sequence ATGAATAACGACGTGGACCAAGATCGCCCCGTCACCACCATCTCAAAGAGCGGCGCGCCCTCGGCGCACGTTTCCGCTCCTTATGGTGAAGCTGCAACTGAAACAGCAGTAGCAGAGAAAGCAACCGGCCACGTCGGTCTGATCATCGGCGCACTGATGCTCGCCATGCTGCTGAGCTCACTGGGCCAAACTATTTTCGGTTCCGCCCTGCCTACCATCGTTGGTGAACTCGGTGGCGTTAACCACATGACCTGGGTTATTACTGCATTCCTCTTGGGCCAGACCATCTCCTTGCCAATCTTTGGCAAGTTGGGTGACCAGTTCGGCCGCAAGTACCTCTTTATGTTCGCCATTGCACTCTTTGTAGTGGGCTCCATTATCGGCGCCTTGGCTAACTCCATGACGGTGCTGATTGTGGCTCGTGCACTGCAGGGTATCGCTGGCGGTGGCTTGATGATCCTCTCCCAGGCAATTACCGCAGATGTCACCACTCCTCGCGAACGCGCAAAGTACATGGGTGTTATGGGTTCCGTCTTCGGACTTTCCTCAATCCTGGGACCTTTGCTCGGTGGCTGGTTTACCGATGGGCCAGGCTGGCGCTGGGGCCTCTGGCTTAACGTGCCAATCGGCATTATTGCTCTTGTTGCAATTGCAGTCCTGCTAAAGCTTCCTCCTCGTGAACGCGGCAAGGTTACCGTTGACTGGCTGGGCAGCATTTTCATGGCGATTGCAACCACTGCCATTGTGCTTACTGTCACCTGGGGTGGCAACGAATACGAGTGGGGCTCTTCCATGATCCTCGGATTGATGGTTACCGCTGTGGTGTCGACCATCGTGTTTGTTTTCGTCGAAAAGCGCGCGGTTGACCCACTGGTCCCCATGGGCCTTTTTGCAAACCGCAACTTCGTGCTCACCGCAATCGCCGGTATCGGCGTTGGTATGTTCATGATGGGCACCATCGCATATATGCCTACCTACCTGCAGATGGTGCACGGCCTCAACCCAACTGAAGCCGGCCTGATGCTGATCCCAATGATGATTGGCCTGATTGGTACTTCTATTACCGTTGGCAATATTGTCTCCCGCACCGGTAAGTACAAGTGGTTCCCAGTTGTCGGCATGGTTGTTATTGTCGTCGCCCTGTACCTGCTCTCCACCCTGGAGCCCAAGGATCCACTGTGGTTGGTTGGCATTTACTTCTTTGTCTTCGGTTTTGGCCTCGGCTGCGCTATGCAGATTTTGGTTCTTATCGTGCAGAACTCCTTCCCAGTCACTATGGTTGGCACCGCAACAGGTTCCAATAACTTCTTCCGTCAAATTGGTGGCGCCATTGGCTCCGCACTGATCGGTGGCCTGTTCATTGGCAATCTGTCTGACCGCTTTGTGGAAAATGTTCCCGCTGCCATCGCTTCTATGGGTGCCGAAGGCGCTCCATACGCAGATGCAATGAGTAACTTCTCTGGCGCCTCCAACTTGACCCCGCATCTCGTGGATACCCTGCCTCAGGTTCTGCGTGAAGCCATCCAGCTTTCCTATAACGACGCTCTTACGCCAATCTTCTTGGCGCTAACTCCGATCGCCGTGCTCGCTGCCATTCTGCTGGTATTCATCCGCGCAGATCATCTCAAGGAAACGAACGAATAA
- a CDS encoding TetR/AcrR family transcriptional regulator, whose amino-acid sequence MDIEEQPSLREIKRKKTLEAIEDNATRLVLERGFDNVTVEDICAEAGISKRTFFNYVESKEAAVIGSSFRVPSEGEREEFLAVEHDDVFDKAFELVINLIGSHDHSTGGLSGTIMKRRKEIRFNHPELAMQHFVRFHEGRAVLEDLLRDYFIKWPEAQRLKESPETEAITMVGILVTAVFQGSRKWHSLPEVTQIDFRACCQKALNNIFLLKR is encoded by the coding sequence GTGGATATTGAAGAGCAACCCTCGTTGAGGGAAATCAAACGTAAAAAGACCTTGGAAGCGATCGAAGATAACGCAACCAGACTGGTCTTGGAGCGTGGGTTCGACAATGTCACCGTCGAAGATATTTGTGCTGAAGCTGGGATCTCTAAGAGAACTTTCTTCAACTATGTGGAATCTAAAGAAGCCGCCGTCATCGGCTCCAGCTTTAGAGTTCCCTCTGAAGGAGAGCGCGAGGAATTTCTCGCAGTAGAGCATGATGATGTTTTTGACAAAGCTTTTGAACTGGTCATCAACTTGATCGGTAGCCATGATCACTCCACAGGAGGGCTCTCCGGAACGATCATGAAGCGCCGCAAAGAGATCCGATTTAACCATCCCGAACTGGCAATGCAACACTTTGTCAGATTCCACGAAGGTCGCGCGGTTTTGGAAGATCTGCTCCGTGATTACTTCATCAAGTGGCCCGAGGCGCAACGCCTGAAGGAAAGCCCAGAAACTGAAGCTATCACCATGGTTGGCATCCTGGTCACCGCAGTTTTTCAAGGTTCCAGGAAGTGGCATTCACTACCTGAAGTCACCCAAATAGATTTCCGCGCCTGCTGCCAAAAGGCATTAAATAATATTTTTCTTCTTAAAAGGTGA
- a CDS encoding DUF445 domain-containing protein, protein MGNHELQHAQNSVPGPAPEVEAARRRELRRHKAFATGLLIFAALIYLLCRYVETRPGETATWVGFVRAAAEAGMIGGLADWFAVTALFRHPLKLPIPHTAIIPRKKDQLGEALSGFVGDNFLNAQLITEKVSQAQIPERAGKWLAQPENGEKVSREVGKLTANIVRAIDPKDAEAVINAAVIDKLGEPAWGPPAGRLLEQLIAEGKTEPVVQELAQWLHKKALGSEELIDRLLNERRPIWAPKFTAQLVSGKVYEEVIKFTAAVAEDPKHEARISLRRFLNNLAQDLQYDAAMITRVEKIKQDVMGSAAIAQAAPTIWESASASLIDAASDESSLLRRKIAEASVVWGQRVLDDENLRSSLDNRITKAAAFLADNYAPEVTSIISETIERWDADEASEKIELMVGKDLQYIRLNGTIVGALAGLGIYTVSHILFGA, encoded by the coding sequence ATGGGAAATCACGAACTTCAGCATGCACAAAATTCGGTGCCTGGACCAGCTCCGGAGGTGGAGGCGGCGCGGCGTCGCGAACTGCGCCGCCACAAGGCTTTTGCCACTGGATTGCTGATCTTTGCGGCATTGATTTATTTGCTGTGTCGCTATGTAGAAACTCGCCCTGGGGAGACTGCAACATGGGTGGGTTTTGTGCGTGCCGCAGCGGAGGCCGGCATGATCGGCGGTTTGGCGGACTGGTTTGCCGTCACCGCCCTGTTCCGCCATCCGCTTAAGCTGCCAATTCCGCATACTGCGATTATTCCGCGCAAAAAAGACCAGCTTGGTGAGGCTTTAAGCGGCTTTGTGGGCGATAACTTCCTCAATGCGCAGTTGATTACAGAGAAAGTCTCCCAGGCGCAGATTCCTGAGCGTGCCGGCAAGTGGCTGGCGCAACCGGAAAATGGTGAGAAAGTATCCCGTGAGGTGGGCAAACTGACCGCCAATATTGTGCGCGCCATCGACCCCAAGGATGCCGAAGCTGTTATTAACGCTGCAGTGATCGACAAGCTGGGGGAGCCTGCGTGGGGTCCGCCTGCCGGGCGCCTGCTGGAGCAGCTGATTGCGGAGGGTAAAACCGAGCCAGTGGTGCAGGAACTTGCGCAGTGGCTGCATAAAAAGGCGCTGGGTTCCGAGGAACTCATTGACCGCCTGCTTAATGAGCGCCGCCCGATTTGGGCGCCGAAATTCACCGCGCAGCTGGTCAGCGGCAAGGTTTATGAGGAAGTTATTAAGTTCACCGCTGCCGTTGCCGAGGATCCCAAGCACGAGGCACGCATTTCGCTGCGCCGCTTCCTCAATAATTTGGCCCAGGACCTGCAATATGACGCCGCCATGATCACCCGCGTGGAAAAAATCAAGCAGGATGTCATGGGCTCGGCAGCGATTGCGCAGGCTGCGCCGACGATTTGGGAGTCGGCCTCCGCCTCCCTCATCGACGCCGCCAGCGACGAGTCATCCCTGCTCCGCCGCAAAATCGCCGAGGCCTCAGTGGTCTGGGGTCAAAGAGTGCTTGACGACGAAAACCTGCGCAGCTCACTGGATAATCGCATCACAAAAGCTGCCGCCTTCTTGGCAGATAACTACGCCCCCGAGGTCACCAGCATCATTTCCGAAACCATCGAACGCTGGGATGCAGATGAGGCTTCTGAAAAGATTGAGTTAATGGTTGGTAAAGATCTGCAATATATCCGCCTCAATGGCACCATTGTGGGTGCATTAGCTGGCCTTGGCATTTACACTGTGTCTCATATCTTATTCGGCGCTTAA